One window of Posidoniimonas polymericola genomic DNA carries:
- a CDS encoding polysaccharide biosynthesis/export family protein codes for MKLPSSTQTPLIALAALILSGSLGCTAFNAPREPIPIAPPDPPASSPAPRELAMTTLERYVIEPPDVLMINAIKIVPKPPHKIEPFDGLLIRVVNALPGQEIGDAFAVSPEGTVDLGPTYGKVKVVGLRIDEAQDAIRDHLTKVLEEPQVSVSLAFSSGAQQIVGEHLVAPDGRVNLGTYGSVYVTGLTLDQAKEAIEAKLADKLEDPEVVVDVFAYNSKRYFIITQGAGFGDNIVQQPVTGNETVLDALARIGGISQISSTKIWIARPAPNGVGCEQVLPVNYEAVVQGVTATNYQLLPGDRLFIAEDPMTKFDAVISKITRPFERLFGFVALGTSTLNRIERYGLSNFQ; via the coding sequence ATGAAACTACCTTCTTCAACGCAAACGCCACTGATTGCCCTCGCCGCGTTGATCCTCTCGGGCAGCCTCGGCTGCACGGCGTTCAACGCCCCCCGAGAGCCGATCCCTATCGCTCCGCCCGACCCGCCCGCTAGCAGCCCGGCCCCGCGTGAACTGGCGATGACGACGCTCGAGCGTTACGTCATCGAGCCGCCGGACGTGCTGATGATCAACGCGATCAAGATCGTCCCCAAGCCGCCCCACAAGATCGAGCCGTTCGATGGTTTGCTCATCCGGGTGGTCAACGCCCTGCCGGGTCAGGAGATCGGCGACGCCTTCGCCGTGAGCCCCGAGGGCACCGTGGACCTCGGCCCGACCTACGGCAAGGTGAAGGTGGTCGGCCTGCGGATCGACGAGGCCCAGGACGCGATCCGCGACCACCTGACCAAGGTGCTCGAGGAGCCGCAGGTGAGCGTCTCGCTGGCGTTCTCTTCGGGCGCCCAGCAGATCGTCGGCGAGCACCTCGTGGCTCCGGACGGCCGCGTCAACCTCGGCACCTACGGCTCGGTCTACGTGACCGGTCTGACGCTCGACCAGGCGAAGGAGGCCATCGAGGCCAAGCTGGCCGACAAGCTCGAAGACCCCGAGGTCGTGGTCGACGTGTTCGCCTACAACAGCAAGCGGTACTTCATTATCACTCAGGGCGCCGGCTTCGGTGACAACATCGTCCAGCAGCCGGTCACCGGCAACGAGACCGTGCTCGACGCGCTCGCCCGGATCGGCGGCATCAGCCAGATTTCTTCGACCAAGATCTGGATCGCCCGCCCGGCGCCCAACGGCGTCGGCTGCGAGCAGGTCCTGCCGGTCAACTACGAGGCCGTGGTGCAGGGCGTCACCGCCACCAACTACCAGCTGCTGCCCGGCGACCGGTTGTTCATCGCCGAGGACCCGATGACGAAGTTCGACGCGGTGATCTCGAAGATCACGCGTCCGTTCGAACGCCTGTTCGGCTTCGTGGCTCTTGGCACCTCGACCCTCAACCGGATTGAGCGTTACGGCCTGAGCAACTTCCAGTAA
- a CDS encoding exosortase-associated EpsI family protein, with product MLRFVPLALAIAAVVAVAVYDGSLNYRWTPNVQAERCAKLLDLVPENIGPWKGENYETSDEILKVAGAEGHVSRLYINSETDQQVKIWLIVGPFKHVIRHTPDICYPSNEMRAREKIVTHSFDVPAEGTNQFNTTYFANSQAAERVFWSWHKPDDSGQVNWWASPNSRENREKYAGTSALFKLYFTTVETPDTPLEENASNDFAKVFLPMLNEMILASDNPAAAGAAAEKYADSLATDSDATGSDTSVDDAVGEADSGDEEAAEPAAL from the coding sequence ATGCTGCGTTTCGTACCCCTCGCTCTGGCTATCGCCGCCGTCGTCGCGGTTGCGGTTTACGACGGCTCGCTCAACTACCGCTGGACTCCCAATGTCCAGGCGGAGCGGTGCGCCAAACTGCTCGATCTGGTGCCCGAGAACATCGGCCCCTGGAAGGGCGAGAACTACGAGACCAGCGACGAGATCCTCAAGGTCGCCGGCGCCGAGGGGCACGTGTCCCGGCTGTACATCAACAGCGAGACCGACCAGCAGGTCAAGATCTGGCTGATTGTTGGACCGTTCAAGCACGTCATCCGACACACGCCCGACATCTGCTACCCGTCCAACGAGATGCGCGCCCGGGAAAAAATCGTCACCCACTCGTTCGACGTCCCGGCAGAAGGGACCAACCAGTTCAACACCACCTACTTCGCCAACTCCCAGGCGGCCGAGCGGGTGTTCTGGTCCTGGCACAAGCCGGACGACAGCGGCCAGGTGAACTGGTGGGCGAGCCCCAACAGCCGCGAGAACCGCGAGAAGTACGCCGGCACGTCGGCGTTGTTCAAGCTGTACTTCACCACGGTCGAGACCCCGGACACGCCGCTCGAGGAGAACGCCTCGAACGACTTCGCCAAGGTCTTCCTGCCGATGCTCAACGAGATGATCTTGGCGAGCGACAACCCCGCGGCCGCCGGCGCCGCCGCGGAGAAGTACGCCGACAGCCTGGCGACCGACTCGGATGCAACCGGCTCCGACACGTCCGTTGACGACGCCGTTGGCGAAGCCGACTCGGGGGATGAAGAAGCCGCAGAACCGGCCGCCCTCTAG
- a CDS encoding sugar phosphate isomerase/epimerase family protein — protein MPAVRIGVVTSSLRRPLRSALLSASQSGADGVEVDLRTELPTADLSESAVRQLRKLLEDLRLTVGAAAFPTRRGFGDPRELDRRIAATQAAMAAARKLGARVVVLRLGEPPAADDPQRPLLEDSLQALSRHADHIGVRIALQASGDQLETLAGLLDTLPNHLLGVSLDPAGLIAEGVDIKQAFDAIGRRLSHVYAADAVRDLSTRGAVPVELGRGSVEWPEALGRLEEHDYRDWLFVKLREGAGPDELENAVAYLRAV, from the coding sequence ATGCCAGCCGTCAGAATCGGCGTCGTCACCAGCTCGCTCCGCCGCCCGTTGCGGTCGGCGCTGCTGTCCGCCTCGCAGTCGGGCGCCGACGGCGTCGAGGTCGATCTCCGCACCGAGCTGCCGACCGCCGACCTCTCCGAGTCGGCGGTCCGCCAGCTCCGCAAGCTGCTGGAGGACCTCCGGCTGACGGTCGGCGCCGCCGCGTTCCCGACCCGGCGTGGCTTCGGCGACCCGCGCGAACTCGACCGCCGCATCGCCGCGACCCAGGCCGCCATGGCCGCCGCCCGCAAGCTGGGCGCACGCGTCGTGGTGCTGCGTCTGGGCGAGCCGCCCGCCGCCGACGACCCGCAGCGGCCGCTGCTGGAAGACTCGCTCCAGGCCCTGTCCCGGCACGCCGACCACATCGGCGTGCGGATCGCGTTGCAGGCCAGCGGCGACCAGCTCGAGACCCTCGCCGGCCTGCTCGACACGCTGCCCAACCACCTGCTGGGGGTCAGCCTCGACCCGGCCGGGCTGATCGCCGAGGGGGTCGACATCAAGCAGGCGTTCGACGCCATCGGCCGACGGCTATCCCACGTCTACGCCGCCGACGCGGTGCGTGACCTGTCGACCCGCGGCGCGGTGCCGGTCGAACTCGGCCGCGGCAGCGTCGAGTGGCCCGAGGCGCTCGGCCGACTCGAGGAGCACGACTACCGCGACTGGCTCTTCGTCAAACTCCGCGAGGGCGCCGGGCCCGACGAGTTGGAGAACGCCGTGGCGTACCTGCGGGCGGTGTGA
- a CDS encoding Nif3-like dinuclear metal center hexameric protein, producing the protein MPQLSVICELLEAFAPCDLAEDWDNTGLLLGDRAAQVERVMTCLTLTPDTVAEAVERRAGLVISHHPLPFRPIAKLTSDTVEGGMLWNLASAGIAVYSPHTAFDSASCGINASLAAALELADVVPLLPTEADPNLGAGRVGDLQSVTTVEAAAGRVKQFLAAESIRVVAEPGREVQRIAVACGSGGSFIAAAVAAAADALLTGEATFHNCLAARSAGLALLLPGHYASERFAVERLADWLGTQFSGLEVWASTRECDPLRTV; encoded by the coding sequence ATGCCACAGCTGAGCGTAATCTGCGAACTGCTCGAGGCCTTTGCGCCCTGCGATCTCGCCGAGGATTGGGACAATACGGGCCTGCTGCTGGGCGACCGCGCCGCGCAGGTCGAGCGGGTAATGACCTGCCTGACGCTCACCCCCGACACGGTCGCGGAGGCGGTTGAGCGGCGGGCCGGGCTGGTGATCTCACACCACCCGTTGCCGTTCCGCCCAATCGCCAAGCTGACTTCCGACACGGTCGAGGGAGGCATGCTCTGGAATCTGGCCAGCGCGGGAATCGCGGTCTACAGCCCGCACACGGCGTTCGACTCCGCTTCCTGCGGCATCAACGCGTCGCTGGCGGCTGCCCTCGAACTCGCGGACGTGGTCCCCCTGCTGCCCACCGAGGCCGACCCGAATCTCGGGGCGGGGCGCGTTGGCGACTTGCAGTCGGTGACAACCGTCGAGGCGGCGGCGGGCAGGGTCAAGCAGTTCCTGGCAGCCGAAAGCATCCGTGTGGTCGCCGAGCCGGGGCGAGAGGTGCAGCGGATCGCCGTGGCGTGCGGCAGTGGCGGTTCGTTTATCGCCGCGGCGGTGGCGGCCGCGGCGGACGCGCTGCTGACCGGCGAGGCGACCTTCCACAACTGCCTGGCGGCCCGCTCGGCGGGCCTGGCGCTACTGCTGCCGGGGCACTACGCGAGCGAACGGTTCGCGGTCGAGCGCCTCGCCGACTGGCTGGGCACACAGTTCAGCGGCCTGGAGGTTTGGGCCAGCACACGGGAGTGTGACCCACTCCGCACGGTCTGA
- a CDS encoding beta strand repeat-containing protein: MIDVPPELLDGVTLLPDTQLNVLEGGTVGHELAAGTYYSNGNIEVNVLGGDIGDDFSAYTGTTVNVVDGSIGNNFTFRGEVHLLGGVIGDSMYPQGPFTWSGGVLGKFLGGPYGVNNEMTIVGDNFTLDGVLVTQLPGYQWGRPLQVPAYATLSGTLTDGTPFIFRNVSHGKLPSQGVLLQHQTTPAPIPREFIASEGEPPIGIRFGQTLIVDEGSTVPDYLRVAPGATLEVTGGMIGQDARVLDADVTMTSGTIGDFFSATGESTVTISDGIVGDYFSLYDGSELLITGGVVGSRFSADSESRVRIQGGVFGARLAVAGELALVGADFRLNGAPLSGLDSIGDSVMLSIPAGSVLSGTLADGMPFSLAAAYDTGQWPDRLPDTPIRLERVEATPITGPTLITASSDEIPRAIGSGQTLLVDEGASVGRNFKAGRGSTVTIQEGGSVGAGLEATNAEINLSGGLIGGDLEAFDGSIVNLNEGALDGELFLFGSTLNLKNVILNRRSLVRSGSVVNIDGGSATGSRIYISESIINLRSGVIGDGLMLQDNSHLNVFGGSVRQGLQSENSSVNVSGGVVLQGFTATASSVSLSGGEIQSAFKATQSVVEVTGGVIGDDAAFTDTALTVAAGQIGHRFSVSDGSVQITGGTFGDEFEVHGAQATLIAGAVFGDDADFLDTPLAVDGGEFGKDFRFYSTSGLAMELTDGALGDSAGIHGPFTMAGGSVGDGLSLSNGVATVYEGQIGDDLLTYSNSTLVFKDGEIGADAYIRGELYFEGGRIGDNLAGDPSSSYFHVSGGTHGSNFRPEGGLSLYGDYFFLNGNPVDGLANGEDSAQLLLANGSVLTGVLSDGTPFAISDLDDDRLPVSAVTLSRTNVPESGPAMVTASSATLPKGIRHGQTLRVDAGGVVPADYSVALGGLAIVESGGVVGANLEVSGAELRIEGGEVGDNLDSFYGTVSLSDGAIGSDFYAIGSVVSISGGAVGANFLAADSTVTIDRGEIGSGFGVLHGGVALVRGGHLEHLYTHEGEVQLSGGTVDRTFAGSGGLIRQSGGHAGDVASPGGKVQIAGGTFASLSPPTGSGAISLEGGLFFLNGEPISGLSAPGDSQVVQLGRTSTLSGVLSDGTPVVISGDLSGWSDSNITLLATDLPAVGPAYVDASVDTVPAGIRQGQTLHVSDGSTIPDNLRLGRGSALEVSVGGFVGKRVHADSAQVALNGGAIDHGLSLFNGSMLEMTDGRLGGTDSAPLPTLVYDSEVDIHGGSLRTIRVYGDSRVSVTGGEVEAMVVHGLSSAAISGGSVGNVYLTARPNSSPLSELLDPGGTATISGDAQIQWLTVDLGSEATVTGGVVESLSVRNGGAVTLSAGEVAGDTYVYNGGTLRVEGGSVRGSGTARGGSDTIITSGRVGPRFSVGGNLILAGGVIADTSISAYSMKVVGGDLRLDDNPVEGLLAEGDSVSVTLPYRAVLTGVLADGTPFVLDHADTARLPGTITLELAELPPLVPGEIVASVDQVPYGIREGQTLRVDSGAVLEDSFTAGRASSLLVEAGGHAGSYLESIDAEVVVAGGAIGEGFDAYNGSRVTLNSGEIGSDFRAIGSSVVINDGTVSDGLNLSTGTLAQQVGGSVGNDFYITDASYHLAGGALGRSGEVREGGVLTVAGGAVGSYLTARAGSTVVVVDGLLGSSFDALSGSTVSIEGGIVDRFFDAKSGSYVSVSGGKLGSGFRAESGSVVDVFGGAFESLTANSGSSLQLSGGSFPDGVSVSGELVLSGGDFRIDGIPVVGLNSPGETAPLSLATGETLTGVFSDGTPFAFSTLDGDRLPTSGGVLHVTELPPVDGSTIVVADASTKIGARGQAVIVEQGGSLLDNFAAGHGSSIRVLPGGAVGRNAEVYSSTVSVLGGAIGDALDIGDGSTLDIHNGSVGAYADVLSGGEVSILGGSLGQDAEIFENATLNVFGGNLEFGLTVRDGGALNIFGTSFTLAGESLDEVLVPNTPYPIDERYVSLNGVLLDGGSLDLFLRSSSFSGGFASGASISVTLLLPGDFNRDGMVDLSDYELWKTSYGSSGGEPGEGADGNYDGRVDAADYSVWRDHLIASVSPSSSTTIPEPRSAAILVACWFVAAALALCRGRSVCLRCLIS; the protein is encoded by the coding sequence GTGATCGATGTCCCTCCGGAGCTGCTGGATGGCGTGACTCTGTTGCCGGACACTCAGCTTAACGTACTCGAGGGCGGGACCGTCGGGCACGAGCTCGCCGCTGGCACCTACTACAGCAACGGCAATATCGAGGTGAACGTCCTGGGGGGCGATATTGGCGACGACTTCAGCGCCTACACCGGCACCACAGTCAACGTCGTCGATGGCTCCATCGGCAACAACTTTACCTTTCGAGGAGAAGTCCACCTGCTTGGCGGTGTCATCGGCGACTCTATGTACCCGCAGGGCCCCTTCACGTGGTCGGGAGGAGTGCTTGGAAAATTCCTGGGAGGGCCTTATGGCGTTAACAACGAGATGACGATCGTCGGTGACAACTTCACGCTCGACGGCGTACTGGTGACCCAACTGCCCGGCTATCAGTGGGGCCGACCGTTACAGGTGCCCGCCTACGCGACGCTCTCGGGAACGCTCACGGATGGGACCCCGTTCATTTTTAGGAATGTGTCGCACGGAAAGTTGCCGTCGCAAGGTGTGCTGCTTCAGCACCAAACGACTCCCGCCCCAATCCCCAGAGAGTTCATTGCCTCGGAAGGCGAGCCGCCAATCGGAATTCGTTTCGGCCAGACGCTGATCGTCGATGAGGGGTCGACCGTGCCGGATTACCTTCGTGTCGCTCCGGGCGCGACGCTCGAGGTTACCGGCGGCATGATCGGGCAGGACGCGCGCGTGTTGGACGCCGACGTCACGATGACCTCTGGGACGATCGGCGATTTCTTCAGCGCCACCGGAGAGAGCACAGTTACGATCTCCGACGGGATAGTCGGCGACTATTTCTCGCTCTACGACGGAAGCGAGCTACTCATCACCGGTGGCGTGGTAGGATCCCGGTTTTCAGCTGACAGCGAGTCGCGTGTGCGAATCCAGGGCGGAGTCTTCGGAGCCCGCTTAGCTGTCGCCGGCGAGCTTGCGCTCGTCGGCGCCGACTTCCGACTAAACGGCGCGCCGCTGTCCGGTTTGGATTCGATTGGTGATAGCGTCATGCTCTCGATTCCCGCTGGATCCGTTCTCAGCGGAACGCTGGCCGACGGCATGCCGTTTTCCCTCGCCGCCGCCTACGACACGGGACAATGGCCAGACCGGCTGCCCGACACGCCAATTCGGTTGGAACGGGTTGAAGCCACGCCTATCACAGGGCCAACACTAATTACCGCCTCCAGTGATGAAATTCCAAGGGCAATCGGCAGCGGGCAAACTCTGCTCGTCGATGAAGGCGCGTCGGTTGGCAGGAACTTCAAGGCGGGGCGGGGGTCTACCGTGACGATCCAAGAAGGTGGATCTGTGGGGGCCGGGTTGGAAGCAACAAACGCAGAAATCAACCTTTCTGGTGGACTAATCGGCGGAGACCTCGAGGCGTTCGATGGCAGCATCGTCAACCTGAACGAAGGGGCATTGGACGGAGAGCTCTTCCTGTTTGGCAGCACGCTCAACCTCAAGAATGTGATACTAAATCGACGCTCTCTCGTCCGTTCCGGAAGCGTCGTCAATATCGACGGCGGCTCCGCCACCGGATCGCGAATATATATCAGCGAGTCCATCATTAATCTTCGCAGCGGAGTCATTGGGGATGGATTGATGCTTCAAGACAATAGCCACCTCAACGTCTTCGGAGGTTCTGTACGCCAAGGGCTTCAATCGGAGAACAGCTCTGTAAACGTCTCCGGCGGGGTGGTGCTGCAGGGCTTCACCGCGACCGCCAGCAGCGTGAGCCTATCAGGAGGTGAGATTCAATCCGCTTTCAAGGCGACGCAGAGCGTCGTCGAGGTAACCGGTGGAGTGATCGGCGATGACGCAGCGTTTACCGACACCGCGCTAACCGTAGCCGCTGGGCAGATAGGGCATCGCTTCAGCGTCTCCGATGGAAGCGTGCAGATCACTGGAGGCACATTCGGAGACGAGTTTGAGGTTCACGGCGCCCAAGCGACGCTTATCGCGGGCGCGGTTTTCGGCGACGACGCGGACTTCCTGGACACGCCCCTGGCCGTTGACGGCGGAGAATTCGGAAAGGATTTTCGGTTCTACTCCACTTCCGGCTTGGCGATGGAGCTGACCGACGGCGCATTAGGTGACAGCGCCGGCATCCACGGCCCGTTCACGATGGCAGGAGGCAGTGTTGGCGATGGGCTGTCGCTGAGCAATGGCGTTGCGACGGTTTATGAGGGTCAAATCGGAGACGACCTCTTAACGTATTCGAATTCGACGCTTGTCTTCAAAGACGGAGAGATCGGCGCTGACGCCTATATCCGAGGTGAGCTGTACTTCGAAGGCGGCCGGATTGGCGACAACCTCGCGGGCGACCCCAGCAGCAGCTATTTTCACGTGTCTGGGGGAACGCACGGCAGCAACTTCCGACCCGAAGGCGGGCTGTCTCTCTACGGTGACTACTTCTTTTTGAATGGCAATCCGGTCGATGGCCTCGCCAATGGAGAGGACTCGGCGCAGTTGTTGCTGGCCAATGGCAGCGTGCTCACTGGGGTGCTCTCCGACGGCACCCCGTTCGCGATCTCGGACCTCGACGACGACCGCCTACCAGTTAGCGCAGTTACGCTGTCCAGAACAAATGTGCCTGAGTCAGGCCCTGCGATGGTCACCGCGTCGTCCGCTACTCTTCCGAAAGGGATCAGGCACGGTCAAACGCTGCGTGTGGATGCTGGCGGGGTAGTCCCCGCGGACTACAGCGTCGCGTTGGGCGGCTTGGCGATCGTCGAATCCGGCGGCGTCGTGGGAGCAAACCTGGAAGTCTCCGGCGCTGAGCTGCGGATTGAGGGAGGTGAAGTCGGTGACAACCTCGACTCGTTCTACGGCACGGTGAGCTTGAGCGACGGCGCCATTGGGTCCGATTTCTACGCGATTGGGAGCGTCGTGTCGATCAGTGGGGGCGCTGTCGGCGCGAATTTCCTAGCCGCTGACAGCACGGTCACAATCGACAGAGGGGAGATTGGTTCGGGGTTCGGCGTGCTACACGGGGGAGTCGCGCTAGTCCGTGGAGGCCACCTTGAACATCTCTACACCCACGAAGGCGAAGTCCAGTTATCAGGAGGAACGGTCGATCGAACGTTTGCGGGCAGTGGCGGTCTTATCCGCCAGAGTGGCGGGCACGCAGGGGATGTTGCGAGCCCAGGCGGCAAGGTTCAGATCGCCGGAGGGACCTTTGCCAGCCTTTCCCCTCCCACCGGCTCCGGCGCCATCTCCCTGGAAGGCGGTCTTTTTTTTCTCAACGGAGAACCTATTTCCGGGCTCTCCGCTCCGGGGGACTCCCAAGTGGTGCAGCTGGGGCGAACCTCCACACTATCGGGAGTGCTTTCTGACGGGACTCCGGTAGTGATTTCAGGCGACCTGTCCGGTTGGAGCGACTCCAATATCACCCTCCTCGCCACCGACCTCCCCGCGGTTGGCCCAGCCTACGTGGACGCTTCAGTCGATACGGTTCCCGCTGGAATCCGCCAGGGGCAGACCTTGCACGTTAGCGACGGCTCTACTATCCCTGATAACCTCCGCCTCGGGCGCGGCTCTGCATTGGAAGTGTCTGTGGGTGGGTTTGTCGGAAAGAGGGTGCATGCGGACAGTGCTCAGGTCGCCCTCAATGGCGGCGCCATCGATCATGGCCTGAGCCTCTTCAACGGCTCTATGCTAGAGATGACTGACGGGCGGCTAGGGGGAACCGATAGCGCGCCTTTGCCCACACTCGTCTACGACAGCGAAGTCGACATCCACGGGGGCTCATTGCGCACAATCCGCGTCTACGGCGACAGTCGTGTTTCAGTCACCGGCGGCGAGGTTGAAGCGATGGTAGTTCACGGTCTTAGCAGTGCCGCGATTTCTGGCGGATCGGTGGGAAATGTCTATCTGACGGCCAGGCCAAACTCGTCGCCGCTGTCAGAGCTTCTGGACCCCGGCGGCACTGCTACGATTTCTGGGGACGCCCAGATTCAGTGGTTGACGGTTGATCTCGGGAGTGAAGCCACTGTCACCGGCGGCGTCGTGGAGTCGTTGTCGGTACGAAACGGTGGCGCCGTTACGCTTTCCGCCGGCGAAGTCGCAGGAGACACATACGTCTACAACGGCGGTACTCTGAGAGTCGAGGGAGGGAGCGTACGGGGCAGCGGTACCGCGAGAGGCGGCAGCGATACAATCATCACCAGCGGAAGGGTCGGGCCGCGATTCTCTGTAGGAGGCAATCTCATTCTTGCGGGCGGAGTAATTGCAGATACTTCGATCTCCGCCTACTCGATGAAGGTAGTCGGCGGGGATCTGCGTCTGGACGACAATCCCGTTGAAGGACTCTTAGCAGAGGGTGACTCCGTTTCAGTAACGCTGCCCTACCGCGCGGTGTTGACTGGCGTGCTTGCGGACGGCACGCCCTTCGTTCTCGATCACGCTGACACAGCGCGGTTGCCGGGCACAATCACGTTGGAGCTAGCCGAGCTGCCTCCTCTTGTCCCAGGAGAGATCGTTGCGTCGGTCGACCAGGTTCCGTACGGCATCCGAGAAGGGCAAACCCTGCGAGTCGATTCCGGCGCGGTGCTCGAGGACAGCTTCACAGCGGGCAGAGCCAGCTCATTGCTCGTCGAGGCGGGGGGCCACGCTGGCAGCTACCTCGAGTCGATCGACGCGGAGGTCGTCGTCGCCGGGGGAGCAATCGGTGAAGGTTTTGACGCGTACAACGGCTCACGTGTGACCCTCAACAGTGGCGAGATTGGGTCGGACTTCCGTGCGATTGGCAGCTCCGTGGTCATCAACGACGGGACGGTCAGCGACGGTCTTAACCTCTCCACCGGGACCCTCGCGCAGCAGGTGGGAGGCTCCGTGGGCAACGACTTTTATATCACTGACGCCAGCTACCACCTTGCAGGCGGCGCTCTCGGCCGCAGCGGAGAAGTCCGTGAAGGGGGAGTGCTCACCGTTGCCGGAGGCGCCGTGGGAAGTTACCTTACTGCCCGCGCTGGGTCTACCGTTGTGGTGGTCGACGGGCTGCTTGGTTCGAGTTTCGACGCGTTGAGCGGTTCGACTGTGTCGATCGAGGGGGGCATCGTCGATCGATTCTTCGACGCCAAATCGGGCAGTTACGTGTCCGTATCAGGAGGCAAGCTCGGCTCTGGTTTTCGCGCGGAGTCTGGCAGTGTTGTCGACGTGTTTGGCGGGGCATTTGAATCACTGACGGCGAATTCTGGGAGCTCGCTGCAGCTGTCAGGGGGCTCCTTCCCTGATGGCGTTTCGGTCTCCGGCGAGCTGGTTCTGAGCGGCGGCGATTTCCGGATTGACGGAATTCCTGTTGTTGGGTTGAACTCCCCGGGGGAAACTGCCCCCTTGAGCCTGGCGACTGGCGAAACCCTTACAGGAGTCTTCAGCGACGGAACGCCCTTCGCGTTTTCGACGCTAGACGGGGACAGGCTTCCGACCAGTGGCGGCGTGCTCCACGTGACGGAGCTCCCACCGGTGGACGGCTCGACGATTGTGGTGGCCGACGCCTCGACAAAGATCGGCGCTCGTGGGCAAGCCGTCATCGTGGAACAAGGGGGCTCCCTGCTCGACAACTTTGCCGCGGGGCACGGCAGTTCGATCCGCGTCCTGCCCGGTGGCGCCGTGGGCAGGAATGCCGAGGTCTACTCTAGCACCGTGTCCGTTCTCGGGGGTGCAATCGGCGACGCGCTTGATATCGGCGACGGGAGCACCCTCGACATTCACAACGGCTCGGTAGGCGCCTACGCAGACGTTCTTTCAGGCGGGGAGGTCTCCATTCTCGGCGGTTCCCTTGGTCAAGATGCAGAGATCTTCGAGAACGCCACCCTGAATGTCTTCGGGGGCAATCTTGAATTCGGGCTCACCGTCCGTGATGGTGGCGCCCTGAACATCTTCGGAACGTCATTTACGCTCGCTGGCGAGAGCCTGGACGAAGTCCTCGTCCCTAACACTCCCTACCCCATTGATGAGCGGTACGTATCGCTGAACGGCGTACTGTTAGACGGCGGCAGCCTTGATCTTTTCCTGCGGTCCTCCTCGTTCTCCGGAGGTTTCGCGAGCGGCGCCTCGATCTCGGTGACGTTGCTGCTTCCCGGTGACTTCAACCGCGACGGCATGGTTGACCTGTCTGACTACGAACTCTGGAAGACTTCCTACGGGAGCTCAGGCGGAGAGCCGGGCGAGGGCGC